The nucleotide window ACGTGGCAGAGCACGAGGCCGAGGTCCGGGCGGAGCTCGAGGCGGCGGTCGAGGAGGCCGGCGGCGACGTCGACGCCGCCGTGACGGCCGTGAGCGACATCGCGTTCCTCCTCTCGCTCGCGCGGTTCGCGGTGGAGTACGACCTGACCCGGCCGGTACTCGACGGCGACGGGACTGACGGCGACAGCGAGAACGGGGACGCGGGTGACGGCGGTGAGGGCGGCGTGGGAGGTCGGGTCGATGGCGTGGCGGTCGACGGCGCGCGGAACCTGTTCCTCGCGGGCGACGTCCAGCCGGTGACGTACGCGGTCGGCGACCACGGCCTCGACATCGACGCCCCGTCTGGCGACCGCGTGACGGTGCTCACCGGGGCGAATTCCGGCGGGAAGACGACGCTGCTGGAGACGCTGTGTCAGGTGACCGTGCTCGCCTCGATGGGGCTGCCGGTCCCGGCCGAGGCCGCGGAGGTCGGGAGCTTCGACACGGTCGTCTTCCACCGGCGGCACGCCTCGTTCAACGCAGGCGTGCTGGAGGCGACGCTGAAGTCGATCGTCCCGCCGCTGTCGGGCGAGGGTCGGACGCTGATGCTCGTCGACGAGTTCGAGGCCATCACAGAACCGGGCAGGGCCGCGGACCTGCTGAACGGCCTCGTGGAGCTGACTGTGGACCGCGGCGCGCTCGGCGCGTACGTCACCCACCTCGCCGACGACCTGAGCCCCCTTCCGGACGTGGCCCGCGTGGACGGCATCTTCGCGGAGGGGCTGACGAACGACCTGAAGCTCCGGGTCGACTACCAGCCCCGGTTCGGCACCGTCGGGAAGTCGACGCCGGAGTTCATCGTCTCCCGGCTCGTCGCCAACTCGTCGGACCGCTCGGAGAAGGCCGGCTTCCAGAAGCTCGCGTCCGCCGTCGGCGAGGAAGCCGTCCAGCGGACGCTCTCCGACGCCGACTGGTCCGGGTGAACACCCTCCGCAACCTGCCCGTTGGTGTCCGGGTCCCGTACCTCGGTCCTGGGCGCTCGGCCCGACGCGGATCGGATCAGGGACTCTTCCCGTCCCCGAAATCGTAGACGTCGGCCGACACGCGCTTGAATCCCGCGTTGAAACTGTAGATCGAGTAGAGGAGCAGCGCGAGTCCGATCGTGATCAGCGTTCCCTCCATGATCTGTAGTTCGAGGAGTTCGCGACCGCTGACGGAGTAGTCCCCCTTGATCCAGATCTGGTACACGGGGGCGAGGACGCCGCCGATCGTGATCAGCAGGAAGCCGAGCGTCGAGTTGCGGAACGCGGGCCTCCCGCCGCTCGACCGGTACGCCAGGTAGCTCAGCCCCGTGATACCGATGCCGACGCTGAACTGGAGGACGTTCGCCACGAGGAACACGCCGAGTCGGGCCAGTTCGCTCATGTGGTCGATACGTCGTCGCGCACGCTGGGGCGGTCGCCCCGCTCGGGGGAGTCGACGCCGGCGTCCGGCCTTCCCCCCTCGAACTCGGACCAGAACGCCTCGAAGCGATCCGTGAGGTCCCGTCTCAGGTCGACGTCGACGGTGAACCGTCCGTCCTCGATCTCGAACTCGACCCGGTGCAGGCTCGTCTCGAACGTGCGATAATGGTTCCCGCGCTCGTCGATCCGTCGGCGTTCCTTCACGAGGTCGTGCTCGCCCAGTTCGTCCAGCCGACGGTACACGGTCGGCGGCGTGACGTCCAGTTCGTCGACGAGTACCGTCGCCGAGACCGGCGAGTCGTTCGCCAGAAGCAGGATCCGCCTACTGAGCGAGTCACCGAACACGTCGAACAGGTTCCTCGGATTCCACACCTTGTCTCCCATCTCCGCCGAGATTACCGACGAACCGGCATTGTTACTCACCGGTTTCCCGCACTCGAATCGCCCGACGATGCCGGAACAGGCCGAATCGGTATCTCGCTTCGAAGCCGGCTTCCGACGCGGTTTCGCGTTTACGCTCTCCTTTACTGGGAACTGCTTTCAATACGCGTTGAGCGGTATTACGATCACGTCGTCGGGGGTTCCCAATCGAGACCTCCCGACGGACAATCAGCAATGAGTCCGACACTACCGGAACTGAACCGGCGCTTCGGGGACAGTGCGAGGGGTGGCAAGTAGGATGACACGAACGCAGAACGCCGTCGTGATCGGGCTCGACGGTGTGCCCTGGAACCTCGTCGAGCGCTGGAGCGAAGCTGGCGAACTGCCGACGTTCGCCCGACTGATCGAGGAGGGGGCGGCCGGCGGGCTCGAGAGTACCACCCCCGCCTCGACTCCCCTCGCGTGGCCCTCGATCGCCACGGGGACCTGGCCCGACAAGCACGGGCTCTACTGGTTCCGCGGGCTGGAGGGCGACTACACCCACCGGATGAACACGAGCCACGACCTGACGCAGCCGACGCTGTGGGAGATGCTCGACTCGGCCGTCGTCGGGAACGTGCCGATGACGTACCCGGCGAAGGAGATCGACGGGCGGCTCGTCACCGGGATGATGACCGCGTCGCGGGACGAGGGGTTCACCCACCCGTCGGCGCTCGCCACGGAGATCGAGGAGCGGATCCCGGAGTACGAGGTGGGGCTCGACTGGTCCGAGTACGGCGACGACCCGGCGGAGTTCGTCGACGAACTGGACGGCATGGTCGACGCCCGCGTCGACCTGATGGAACTGCCCATGGAAGAGGGGGACCCTCGCCTGTTCTTCTTCGTCTACACCGCGCCCGACCGACTCCAGCACCTGGTCTGGGACGAGGACGTGCTGCTCGACCACTACCGCCGCCTGGACGACGCCCTCGCCACCGCTCTCGACTACGCCGATCGGCGGTCGGCGAACCTCTTCGTCGTCTCCGATCACGGCTTCGGTGAGGTGTCCACCATCGTCGCCGTGAACCGGATCCTCGAGCGGAAGGGGTATCTCACCCGACGGGAGAACACCGGGACGCGCGGACTGCTGGAGCGAGTCGGGCTCACGAAGAGGAGCGTTCGGTCCTGGATCGATCGCATGGGGATCGACGAGGATCAGCTCATCGAGTCGGTCCCGCAAGCGTTCGTCGACATGGCGAGCCTCCAGATCCCGGGCGAGCGCGCCCTCTACGACGTGAACTACGAGGAGACGACGGCGTTCGTCCACGGCGAGGGGTGTCTCTACGTCAACGACACCGAACGGTTCGAGAGCGGCACGGTCGAACCGGAGTCGGTCCCGCGGGTGAAACGGGAACTCCGGGAGCTGCTCTCGAGCGTCGAGGACCCGGACACGGGGACGGCGGTGCTCGAGGTGCACGACGGCGACGACCTGTTCCCCGGGGACGACGGTTCGCCCGACCTGATCGTCGAGGCCGACGACGGGTACGAGGTGCAGACGCCCCTCACCGACGAGGAGTTCTACTCGACGGGGGCGAAAGCGGCCAGCCACCGGAGCGAGGGGATCCTCCTCGCCCGGGGGCCGGACGTTGAACCGGGAAGCGTGCCGGACGGGGCGACCGTCGTCGACGTTGCCCCGACGATCCTCCACCTCTGTGGAGAGCCGATCCCCGCGGCCACCGACGGTCGGGTGCTCTCCGAGATCGTCGCCTCCGACTCCCCCGCGGCCGACGCACAGATCGAGACACGACGGTACAGCGGTGCGGAGGCCGGCATCGACCCAGACAGCGACGTCGAGTCCGTGGAGCGGCGCCTCCAGGGACTCGGCTACATCGAGTGACCGGGCTCGAACGCGGTCCGCCGGACGCCCCGGACGCGTGGAGTATCACGGACGGCGAGGCGACGACCGGTGCCATCCCGGGCGCCGCGAGAACGAGCAGCGAGGGTCCACCTCGTCCGGCAGGCAGGATCGGGTAGCGGAACCGACCGAAACGTGACCGGCGCGAGGACCGCGGTCCTCAGCCGAACGCGCCCAGGCTCGACTGCAACTCGCGCTCCGACCCGCCATCCTCGAGTTCGTACCCGACCAGGTCGCGCATGTCGACCGCGTAGGTGCTCCCGGCGTTCTCCAGCACGAGCACGCGCCCCTTCGTCCCGACCACGGTCCCGGTCGCGAGCGTCTCGGCCACTGGCCGCTCCGCGACCTCGAAGCCGTAGTCGAAGGTGAACGTCTCGACCGGGTCGAACTCGGCGAGGATCGCCTCCCACGCGGCCTCGTCGACGCCATCCGCGAGGCCGTCGACCTTCGTCGGAACCCGGACCCGGTCGGTGAACTCCTCGGCCAGTCCGGCCTCGATCTCACGGGCGATGCGGCCGTCCTCCACGGTCCTGAGATGGGCGGCCCGGTCGGCGCCCTGCTCGCGCAGGCGGGTCTCCAGGCGCCACTCCTTCGTCACGCCGACCTTGAACACGTCCGGCGCGAACGCCGCGAGGTACACCGCGTGGTCGTCGAAACAGTCCATCTCGTCCTTCAGGCAGGTTCCCGTACAGCGGGCGCACACCCACGTCGAACGGTGGTCGCGACAGTACGGCGCCGTCTCACGATCGCAGGCGACGTGCCCGCCCTCGTGGACCGTCCCGGCACAGTGGCGCTCGCCGAGCGACCACGAGAGGTCGGTCCCGGGGTCGAGCGCCACGCGGTCGACAGACCGCCCAGCGCGAGCGACGTCGCCCGACGACGAGACGTCTTCGAGGTCGCCGGGAGGTCCGCCGGGGTCGCGGTCGCTCACGAACAGCGCGCCCGCCGGCGTCTCGTACCCCACGACCTGCACGACCCCCGGTAGTCGGCGGGCGGCAATATGCGTGTTCATCCGCCGTTCCCGGTCGTGACTGTACCCCGTTCCATCGTACATCGATTCGGTCAGTGACTACCGAATCAAAGTTCGCCTTGGT belongs to Halorarum halophilum and includes:
- a CDS encoding alkaline phosphatase family protein — encoded protein: MTRTQNAVVIGLDGVPWNLVERWSEAGELPTFARLIEEGAAGGLESTTPASTPLAWPSIATGTWPDKHGLYWFRGLEGDYTHRMNTSHDLTQPTLWEMLDSAVVGNVPMTYPAKEIDGRLVTGMMTASRDEGFTHPSALATEIEERIPEYEVGLDWSEYGDDPAEFVDELDGMVDARVDLMELPMEEGDPRLFFFVYTAPDRLQHLVWDEDVLLDHYRRLDDALATALDYADRRSANLFVVSDHGFGEVSTIVAVNRILERKGYLTRRENTGTRGLLERVGLTKRSVRSWIDRMGIDEDQLIESVPQAFVDMASLQIPGERALYDVNYEETTAFVHGEGCLYVNDTERFESGTVEPESVPRVKRELRELLSSVEDPDTGTAVLEVHDGDDLFPGDDGSPDLIVEADDGYEVQTPLTDEEFYSTGAKAASHRSEGILLARGPDVEPGSVPDGATVVDVAPTILHLCGEPIPAATDGRVLSEIVASDSPAADAQIETRRYSGAEAGIDPDSDVESVERRLQGLGYIE
- a CDS encoding DUF7521 family protein, with the translated sequence MSELARLGVFLVANVLQFSVGIGITGLSYLAYRSSGGRPAFRNSTLGFLLITIGGVLAPVYQIWIKGDYSVSGRELLELQIMEGTLITIGLALLLYSIYSFNAGFKRVSADVYDFGDGKSP
- a CDS encoding DUF2797 domain-containing protein produces the protein MQVVGYETPAGALFVSDRDPGGPPGDLEDVSSSGDVARAGRSVDRVALDPGTDLSWSLGERHCAGTVHEGGHVACDRETAPYCRDHRSTWVCARCTGTCLKDEMDCFDDHAVYLAAFAPDVFKVGVTKEWRLETRLREQGADRAAHLRTVEDGRIAREIEAGLAEEFTDRVRVPTKVDGLADGVDEAAWEAILAEFDPVETFTFDYGFEVAERPVAETLATGTVVGTKGRVLVLENAGSTYAVDMRDLVGYELEDGGSERELQSSLGAFG
- a CDS encoding winged helix-turn-helix domain-containing protein, which translates into the protein MGDKVWNPRNLFDVFGDSLSRRILLLANDSPVSATVLVDELDVTPPTVYRRLDELGEHDLVKERRRIDERGNHYRTFETSLHRVEFEIEDGRFTVDVDLRRDLTDRFEAFWSEFEGGRPDAGVDSPERGDRPSVRDDVSTT
- a CDS encoding DNA mismatch repair protein; translated protein: MRLEDYWGVGPKTAETLRGTLGEERAISAIESADVAALADAGVSRGRATWVLRRANGEAGMDLFGTADARNVYDRLLTLAAEFAVTEHAADRVRVLTPLTDPADRRDRLDDVLEARDAWIGLDDEEREAVLDAFREFDEAGGTDTAAVRTALALRAAGLRGGTFAALEDIDEDALREAGEALAAFSGTFDQSGEDGGSGEIAEGADERLDRLREQRDAARELEDSAFDVIETIRERGVRDADAFRSTVVEYVASETDLTRGRVESAAPDGAVDSADFVSATLRGLASDLDADVAEHEAEVRAELEAAVEEAGGDVDAAVTAVSDIAFLLSLARFAVEYDLTRPVLDGDGTDGDSENGDAGDGGEGGVGGRVDGVAVDGARNLFLAGDVQPVTYAVGDHGLDIDAPSGDRVTVLTGANSGGKTTLLETLCQVTVLASMGLPVPAEAAEVGSFDTVVFHRRHASFNAGVLEATLKSIVPPLSGEGRTLMLVDEFEAITEPGRAADLLNGLVELTVDRGALGAYVTHLADDLSPLPDVARVDGIFAEGLTNDLKLRVDYQPRFGTVGKSTPEFIVSRLVANSSDRSEKAGFQKLASAVGEEAVQRTLSDADWSG